The Aspergillus flavus chromosome 6, complete sequence nucleotide sequence CTCTCTCCATGGGGATGCGTAATGCATATGAGCCCATTGTTGTACTCGGTGACACACTGGATCGATGGGAGTCAGGCTAGTGACGGTTCGTATTGGCTTGGAGCTAAAGGTAGCCGGTTCATAGTATCATATCTGGTACCTCCTGCGGAAGACTACCAACATCCTGAGGGTTGGATGATACAGACAATGGCCCGTCAGGCATGGTTGGGATAGACAGTGGAGAGACCCCGATGTTTAAATCTTTCACCAGAGTGAGTGTGAATGCACGAGCAATCTGGTATTCGCCCTTAGCATTCGGGTGAAGACCATCATAACCCACGGGACACGCTATCGGCGCGCAATCATAATTCTCGTGAAGCTCGACCAGTTGGACAGGTGAATCCGGGGTGCTCCATCCGGGAATCGCCTCTCGCAATAACGCATTGTATATGTTGGTGCTGACGGGGAGATCTTCCCGACCGCTGATAAAGGTTCGCTGGGGAACATTCGCGATAGCAAATTTAAGTCTCGGATTAGTTGCCCTGGCATTCAAAATGAATGTCTGCATGCTGTCCACAGTACCTGCGGCGTCGGTGTGAAACCAGGCCATGTCGTTGAAGCCCAGCATCAGAAGTATCAAGTCGGTAGGGTAGGCGGCGAGAACATCATATATTAGTCCTTTGTCTATTGCGACGGCGCGGCCCCAAATCGCGAAATGGTCCTTATCAAAGTCCTCCGACACACCGGCTGCGTATCCCCCACTCGTTCTGATCTCGCTCTTCCAATGCGACTCTTCCTTGCCTGACGGGGTTGCCGGTAACGAGGGCAGGTCCGACTGTGCTGTGCCATTATATGGCCCTACAAAGTCTACAGGAAGTCCTTGGTCTTTAAACCACTCCCAGATGCGAAAACGCCAGGTCCAGTCGCCCTCTCGGCCCTGAGACATAGAGTCACCCACAATCATGACTTTGAGCGTGGGCTCTAAAAGGCCGTGCGCCGTCATCTCATTGCCCGTCTCTTCCTCGATCGTGTCTCTCATGGCAGTCATTGTCAACATAACCAAAAGACAAATAATCGCCAAGCAAAAGCAGAGACTAGAGAGAGCTCTTGGGGCTGACAGCCGCCTCAGAGGGAGGACCATGATGAATGATACTCGCAGATGTGAGATGCCATTTTCTTGGGTAGCACGGGGCcttgattatttttaacGCGCAACACTTTCCAAGGCAAGACAAAGAGTCAAATAGGCTAACGAGCACTAGCTAGAACGACGCTCATTTCATTCAATTCGATTGTGTGAGCACGGATGTTTCATTTGGCTATGAATGGTATATGTTTCTCTGAGTGGTCACTCTAGTCATAGTAATACATTAGTGGCATTCGCTTCTTGGCTACCAGCTACGGATCACACATTGAAAAGCGCACGATGTAACCATGAACGCTATCTCAATGATATGATTGAGCATTCAACGCCACGCTATCGCCATACTAAATCACATCAGGAAAAGCCAAGGCCCTAACTTATTAACTTCAATTAAGTGAGAGGAGAAAAATTCCCGCGGTCCCCTTTCAAGCCCCAACGGAAAGAAGGCCCTTGGAGATACCTTTCAAATAGAACTTAATTGTTCCTTTTTGCCGGATTCCCCTGTCGAACACTCTGAATACATTTAACGTTGTCTCCACTTGATGCGGTACGATAGCCGGATTGGGCTGCTGTACCCTTGGTTTGCTCGTAAAGACATTCAGGATACGAACCACTAACGGCATCAAGTTCAATAGTGGGACGCAATCCGATCATAATGATTCGCAGGCAATCAAGTGCCGATCATGTCTTGACGTCAAAAACCCCCGTGTTCAGGTTTACACCTTCCTTACTATGCGAATTTTAAGAGGAAATCTCTGCACTGACTTGCATCTACCCGACGCCAATCTGATCCTCGCGATGAATTACTCCCacaagaatattattaggTTCGGCCAAGCTTGCGGTGAACCGGATCGTCAATTTAGAGAATGCAATGTAGATCATGGATTGATTCTGGTCTAGATCAATCGATCACTGCCGTATCGGCTATTTGAGTTTTCAATAGCagtgctttcttttctcaa carries:
- a CDS encoding SGNH hydrolase-type esterase domain-containing protein — encoded protein: MVLPLRRLSAPRALSSLCFCLAIICLLVMLTMTAMRDTIEEETGNEMTAHGLLEPTLKVMIVGDSMSQGREGDWTWRFRIWEWFKDQGLPVDFVGPYNGTAQSDLPSLPATPSGKEESHWKSEIRTSGGYAAGVSEDFDKDHFAIWGRAVAIDKGLIYDVLAAYPTDLILLMLGFNDMAWFHTDAAGTVDSMQTFILNARATNPRLKFAIANVPQRTFISGREDLPVSTNIYNALLREAIPGWSTPDSPVQLVELHENYDCAPIACPVGYDGLHPNAKGEYQIARAFTLTLVKDLNIGVSPLSIPTMPDGPLSVSSNPQDVGSLPQEVPDMIL